One window of the Candidatus Terasakiella magnetica genome contains the following:
- a CDS encoding recombinase family protein, whose amino-acid sequence MKRAVIYARYSSDKQNANSCADQIRLCTQWANKNNISIVDSYYDEAMSGSTTHNRTGLNTLLYDAKSKDFDIVLCEHLDRLSRDQGDLADIRKKLNFEGIDLYTVSNGEVSTIEIGVNGLLGEMYLKNLSEKTHRGMEAALQAGRIPCGKSYGYTPTEGQKGCFTIDTNEADIIRRIFSEYIDGATPHQIALGLNNDNIPSPRGQKWNKSTIAGSKSRLSGILRNRLYNGVFVWNRQQFKNNPYTGNRNSDLNDKSEWQNYDFPQYEIIDDITFNKVTEILSERSTNTSPVSKRKAKHLLSGLTKCGCCGASYTVQGSDRLRCAGLSERGDCDNTRTIKRVEVEDRVLTALQSQLTSPELISTYIKIYHEERKRLKSLERSEADNKRARLIELEKEIHNILKMIDAGVASLEIANRLTNKEQERETLNAELALIEEDDVVQMHPGTADHYGKLVANLQDTLSQYEEGLARDAVFAEVRSLIEKIVITPEQIGKKGSPVTIEVHGVLASLLSVSNNSPSCWGKVVAGARFELTTFRL is encoded by the coding sequence ATGAAACGTGCTGTAATCTATGCCCGCTATTCTTCTGATAAGCAAAATGCCAATTCCTGTGCTGATCAAATCAGACTGTGTACACAATGGGCAAATAAAAATAATATTTCTATAGTGGACAGTTACTATGATGAGGCTATGTCGGGTTCGACAACACATAACCGAACAGGTCTAAACACCTTACTTTACGATGCGAAATCAAAAGATTTTGATATTGTCCTCTGCGAACACCTAGACCGCTTAAGTCGTGACCAAGGTGATTTAGCTGATATCAGAAAAAAACTTAATTTTGAAGGAATTGACCTTTACACAGTCTCTAACGGAGAAGTTAGTACAATTGAGATTGGCGTCAATGGCTTACTCGGCGAAATGTACCTAAAAAATCTTTCTGAGAAAACACACCGAGGTATGGAAGCAGCATTACAAGCTGGTCGTATCCCTTGCGGAAAATCATATGGTTACACCCCTACTGAAGGACAAAAAGGTTGCTTTACGATTGATACCAATGAAGCAGATATAATCCGTCGTATTTTTTCAGAATATATTGATGGTGCAACACCTCACCAAATTGCCCTAGGCTTAAACAATGATAACATCCCAAGCCCAAGAGGTCAGAAATGGAATAAATCCACTATAGCAGGTTCAAAAAGTAGGCTTAGTGGTATTCTTCGTAACAGACTATATAACGGTGTCTTTGTTTGGAATCGACAACAATTCAAAAACAATCCTTACACGGGTAATAGAAATTCGGACCTAAACGATAAAAGTGAGTGGCAAAATTATGATTTCCCACAATACGAAATCATAGATGATATAACTTTTAATAAAGTTACTGAAATTCTTTCAGAGCGAAGCACCAATACCAGTCCAGTCTCCAAGCGTAAAGCGAAGCATTTACTGTCAGGCTTAACCAAATGTGGTTGTTGTGGCGCTTCATACACAGTACAGGGTAGTGATCGTCTTCGTTGCGCAGGATTGAGCGAAAGAGGCGATTGCGACAATACAAGGACCATAAAACGTGTTGAGGTCGAAGACCGTGTTCTGACTGCACTTCAAAGTCAATTAACATCACCGGAGCTTATCTCAACTTACATCAAAATCTATCATGAAGAGCGAAAACGTCTCAAAAGCCTTGAGCGTTCCGAAGCAGACAACAAACGTGCTCGTCTAATTGAACTAGAGAAAGAAATTCATAATATTCTTAAGATGATCGATGCTGGAGTAGCCTCATTAGAGATCGCAAATCGTTTAACAAACAAGGAACAAGAGCGAGAAACTCTCAATGCTGAGCTAGCATTAATTGAAGAAGATGATGTTGTGCAAATGCACCCTGGTACTGCAGATCACTACGGTAAGCTTGTAGCAAACCTTCAAGACACTTTATCTCAGTACGAAGAAGGTCTTGCACGTGATGCTGTGTTTGCAGAAGTACGTTCGCTTATCGAAAAAATCGTTATCACGCCTGAACAAATTGGTAAAAAAGGAAGCCCCGTGACTATAGAAGTACACGGGGTCCTAGCTTCTTTATTGTCCGTATCGAACAACTCCCCGTCATGTTGGGGAAAAGTGGTTGCGGGGGCCAGATTTGAACTGACGACCTTCAGGTTATGA
- a CDS encoding tyrosine-type recombinase/integrase translates to MPGNQKITDKFVKNLKAPATGNVVTYDTDISGFGIRITHTGHRAFVLTYRFNGPQKRLTIGQYPTWSVSAAREEAKYLKREIAKGFDPLADKIEKREAPTVNDLWEKYQEEHLPTKAERAAKDDASMWKNYILPKFRKTKLASITADQIDKFHREISIDKPVRANRIIEVFRKAFNLAIRWEWVSNNPCSGVKKNNEEPRQRYATDSEITAITDVMRVHKEQTSCDAIRMLLLTGARKTEVLKARWQDIDLEQGVWIKPSAHTKQRKFHRVPLASSTVELLKKRNENNDTHSQWVFEGVIEGNHLTDIKNTWKSIRERSTVILWREDPRLNKFMISLDEQYGPKLTCKKCLAEAETLNINMPVGVMDLRMHDLRHTFASILASSGQGLLSIGALLGHTQQQTTQRYSHLFDEPLREAVNIVGSKIA, encoded by the coding sequence ATGCCAGGCAATCAAAAGATCACAGACAAGTTCGTTAAAAACCTGAAAGCACCAGCTACAGGAAACGTTGTCACATACGATACAGACATCTCAGGATTTGGTATTCGTATCACTCATACAGGCCATCGTGCATTTGTCCTTACCTATAGATTCAATGGCCCACAAAAAAGGCTAACCATCGGTCAATATCCTACTTGGTCGGTATCAGCAGCAAGAGAAGAAGCTAAATATCTCAAACGTGAGATCGCTAAAGGTTTTGACCCGCTTGCAGATAAAATTGAGAAACGTGAAGCACCTACGGTCAACGACCTTTGGGAAAAGTATCAGGAAGAGCATTTGCCGACTAAAGCTGAACGTGCAGCCAAGGATGACGCCTCTATGTGGAAGAACTATATCCTTCCTAAGTTTCGAAAAACAAAGCTGGCTTCGATAACGGCTGATCAGATTGATAAGTTTCATAGAGAGATTTCTATTGATAAACCTGTCAGAGCAAATCGAATTATTGAAGTATTTCGTAAAGCCTTCAATTTAGCCATTCGTTGGGAGTGGGTTTCCAATAACCCGTGCAGTGGCGTTAAGAAGAATAATGAAGAACCACGCCAAAGATATGCTACTGATTCTGAGATTACAGCTATCACGGATGTTATGCGAGTTCATAAGGAACAAACGTCTTGTGATGCCATTCGTATGCTTTTACTGACTGGGGCAAGAAAAACTGAGGTTCTTAAAGCCAGATGGCAGGATATAGATCTTGAACAAGGGGTTTGGATTAAACCTTCAGCCCATACAAAACAGCGAAAGTTCCATCGCGTTCCCCTAGCCTCTAGCACTGTTGAGTTGCTGAAGAAACGTAATGAGAACAATGACACCCATAGCCAATGGGTTTTTGAGGGTGTGATTGAAGGCAATCACCTGACTGACATTAAAAACACTTGGAAATCTATTCGTGAACGTTCAACTGTTATTCTATGGCGTGAAGATCCTCGCTTAAATAAGTTTATGATTAGCTTGGATGAGCAATACGGCCCCAAGTTGACATGTAAGAAATGCCTTGCAGAAGCTGAAACACTGAATATCAACATGCCTGTTGGCGTTATGGATTTACGAATGCACGATCTTAGACATACATTTGCGTCTATCCTTGCCTCTTCAGGTCAAGGCTTGCTTTCAATCGGTGCATTGCTGGGGCATACACAACAGCAAACAACACAGCGTTATTCCCATCTATTTGATGAACCACTTAGAGAAGCGGTTAATATTGTTGGCAGCAAGATTGCGTAA
- a CDS encoding adenylate/guanylate cyclase domain-containing protein: MAEDSITFEAPYPLQNRFRRIILPSLLFLTVLIGFIMSNGSTWLTEKIYLEISENRAAVIHRALSEKDHQAWENLQVSNTPNEIYDTAKGEHLLHTLRDEVKELGLSHLKVYGQNGLLLYSSEEAQIGTLDLSKGYLNALNGVRTLVEKQRPDGHKLYELYVKVPDTTHPIVMELYEPVDYLDGITLKVIIPATLIPVSILVLLALGMNRLVRHAQADINYRTDLLNEFRLRLQRLVSNEAVETIRSTTGKGEVASRRVRASILFSDVRDFTDFCERETPENVVAFLNQSLGIVIEAVREQGGDVDKMIGDAVLAHFQGEKAEERALKAAKKALEDTKMSNLPRGIGIGIYTGDVVVGTVGATNRMDFTVIGDTVNVASRLCSAAEQGEIVIEGHEEHIMSKQYSHNVEQITVKGREEPLNISRYKLL; encoded by the coding sequence ATGGCGGAAGATAGCATCACGTTTGAAGCCCCATACCCTCTTCAAAACAGGTTTCGCAGAATTATCCTGCCCAGCCTCTTGTTCTTGACAGTCTTAATCGGTTTTATCATGAGCAACGGCAGTACGTGGCTTACTGAAAAAATCTATCTTGAAATATCTGAAAATCGTGCTGCTGTTATTCATCGGGCATTAAGTGAAAAAGATCATCAGGCATGGGAGAATTTACAGGTATCAAACACACCTAATGAAATTTATGACACTGCAAAAGGTGAACATCTTCTCCATACGTTGCGTGATGAAGTGAAGGAACTTGGCTTATCCCATCTCAAAGTTTATGGACAGAATGGTCTCTTGCTCTATTCAAGTGAAGAAGCACAGATCGGCACATTAGACCTCAGCAAGGGATACCTGAATGCCCTAAATGGTGTCCGTACTCTGGTAGAGAAACAACGCCCCGATGGGCATAAGTTATACGAACTCTACGTAAAAGTTCCTGACACTACACACCCAATTGTTATGGAATTATATGAACCCGTTGATTACCTTGATGGTATAACTTTGAAAGTTATTATTCCAGCAACTCTTATTCCCGTTAGTATCTTGGTACTGCTGGCATTGGGGATGAACCGATTGGTTCGCCATGCACAAGCAGATATTAACTACCGCACAGATTTGCTGAATGAATTTCGCTTACGTTTGCAAAGACTGGTGTCTAATGAAGCCGTTGAAACAATCCGTTCCACAACAGGCAAAGGTGAGGTCGCTTCACGAAGAGTTAGAGCCTCAATATTGTTTTCAGATGTTCGGGACTTTACCGACTTCTGTGAACGTGAAACACCAGAAAACGTCGTGGCATTCCTCAATCAATCACTAGGCATTGTTATTGAAGCTGTGCGGGAGCAGGGTGGTGATGTGGATAAAATGATTGGTGATGCGGTTCTTGCTCATTTCCAAGGTGAGAAAGCAGAAGAACGTGCATTAAAAGCTGCTAAAAAAGCCCTAGAGGATACTAAGATGTCTAACCTTCCAAGAGGTATTGGTATCGGTATTTACACAGGTGATGTCGTGGTTGGAACTGTTGGTGCTACAAACCGGATGGATTTTACAGTTATTGGAGATACCGTGAATGTGGCTTCTCGACTCTGCTCTGCTGCGGAACAAGGTGAGATTGTGATTGAGGGACATGAAGAGCACATAATGTCTAAGCAATATTCTCATAATGTTGAACAGATAACAGTAAAAGGGCGAGAAGAGCCTCTTAATATTTCTAGATACAAGTTGCTATAA
- a CDS encoding helix-turn-helix transcriptional regulator, producing MANKNNRFEVQGLILSFVVIAICELFFLIDVYADFFRIDIDTTWIGHDKIELLAVLTLTFALIIIGMQIIQLLKKHRQSEDTVEVASGELLSVIQRHFDQWKLSPSEQEVALLLIKGMSTQEIANIRETKVGTVKSQTSSIYQKTGVKGRNELVAYFVEDLLAGEKMIGENDGGR from the coding sequence ATGGCGAATAAAAACAATCGTTTTGAAGTGCAGGGATTGATCTTATCCTTTGTTGTGATTGCTATTTGCGAACTCTTTTTCTTGATTGATGTCTATGCGGATTTCTTTCGCATTGATATTGATACGACATGGATTGGACATGACAAGATTGAACTTCTTGCGGTCCTGACCCTGACGTTTGCCCTGATCATCATCGGTATGCAGATTATTCAGCTATTGAAAAAGCACCGTCAAAGTGAAGATACGGTGGAAGTTGCATCAGGTGAGTTGCTCAGTGTCATTCAGCGTCACTTTGATCAATGGAAACTCTCACCTTCTGAGCAGGAAGTCGCCTTACTTCTAATCAAAGGCATGTCCACACAAGAAATTGCAAATATTAGGGAAACAAAAGTCGGAACCGTCAAAAGCCAAACCAGTTCCATCTATCAAAAAACGGGGGTGAAAGGTCGAAATGAACTGGTTGCATATTTCGTTGAAGACCTTTTGGCAGGTGAAAAAATGATCGGTGAAAACGATGGCGGAAGATAG
- a CDS encoding diheme cytochrome c — protein sequence MLNKKTLLLAATFIIVGNSFAHADERFPSIKDETVKKECGDCHMAFQPQMLPQRSWVKIMDTLGDHFGEDASLDKATAEGIKNYLVENASDAGWWSGKFMRGVRDDWVPLRITEIPYWVREHNEEVPNYAWSDPKVKSKANCAACHPRADMGNYDDD from the coding sequence ATGCTGAATAAGAAAACTCTGCTTTTGGCAGCAACCTTTATCATCGTTGGAAACTCATTTGCTCACGCCGATGAAAGGTTTCCATCAATCAAAGATGAAACGGTCAAAAAAGAATGTGGTGATTGCCATATGGCATTCCAGCCACAGATGTTACCGCAACGTTCATGGGTGAAAATCATGGATACATTAGGTGATCATTTTGGTGAAGACGCGTCTTTGGACAAGGCAACAGCGGAGGGTATCAAAAACTATCTTGTTGAGAATGCCTCTGATGCTGGATGGTGGAGTGGTAAATTCATGCGTGGTGTACGTGATGACTGGGTACCACTTCGTATTACAGAGATTCCATATTGGGTTCGTGAACATAATGAAGAAGTTCCCAATTACGCATGGTCTGATCCCAAAGTAAAAAGCAAAGCCAACTGTGCTGCCTGCCATCCTCGTGCAGATATGGGTAATTATGATGACGACTGA
- a CDS encoding DUF1924 domain-containing protein has product MRKPLQFTLIIAAIIMTTPAFASPLLDQYKAQAQQEDTSFMGFSAERGKAFYLARHATGKAETPACTSCHTDRPTGTGLTRAGKTIAPLATSLSPDRYTDKRKVEKWFRRNCNSVLGRVCSATEKGDFITFMLTQ; this is encoded by the coding sequence ATGAGAAAACCATTACAATTCACACTGATTATTGCCGCTATAATCATGACAACACCCGCATTTGCCTCACCATTACTGGATCAATATAAGGCACAAGCCCAACAGGAAGACACTTCCTTCATGGGGTTCTCAGCCGAACGAGGTAAAGCATTCTACCTTGCCCGTCATGCAACGGGAAAAGCAGAAACACCTGCCTGCACTTCCTGTCATACCGATAGACCTACTGGGACTGGTTTAACACGAGCAGGTAAAACAATTGCCCCACTCGCCACATCTCTTTCACCAGATCGCTACACCGATAAACGCAAGGTCGAAAAGTGGTTCCGTCGAAACTGCAACAGTGTTTTAGGGCGTGTCTGTAGTGCAACTGAAAAAGGCGACTTCATCACTTTTATGCTGACACAATAA
- a CDS encoding cytochrome b/b6 domain-containing protein translates to MPETQASSQHNKSPIIWDLPLRLFHWAMVITVTIAAVTGYFFEDWWLDVHVYAGYVLSCLLVFRLIWGFVGSYYSRFHTFPLSQVSVFKHIKNLIKGKSDQHAGHNPVGAWMIVALLTTLILLVVTGFLVWGGEENNGPLASVVGYQVGEWSEDVHEVLAGILMTVIGIHILAVLVETVIFNHPLIKAMITGRKDGIETGRPVSMWHSLAGLMIIIGVGFAFSYWVNTASPTSLAMSLNSTYQQECGGCHPAYHPSLRTRNDWQAILTNLSDHYGEDASLDDITRREIATYLNAQDAFSFDTEVAHKIGRYDTRSLRMTDTRYWQKKHDELKDSDFRHAAIGSKVNCNACHQDAESGRFDDDQIKLPKGIHS, encoded by the coding sequence ATGCCTGAGACCCAAGCCTCTTCACAGCACAATAAATCACCCATCATATGGGACTTACCTCTACGACTATTTCATTGGGCAATGGTCATAACGGTCACTATTGCAGCAGTGACAGGTTACTTCTTTGAAGACTGGTGGCTGGATGTGCATGTCTATGCTGGATATGTCTTATCTTGTTTATTGGTGTTCAGATTAATCTGGGGATTTGTCGGTAGTTATTACAGTCGATTTCATACTTTCCCCTTATCCCAGGTAAGCGTCTTCAAACATATTAAGAACCTTATCAAAGGGAAGTCAGACCAACATGCCGGACATAACCCTGTCGGGGCATGGATGATCGTTGCGTTACTTACAACTCTGATCTTACTCGTTGTCACAGGCTTCCTTGTCTGGGGTGGAGAAGAAAACAACGGACCATTGGCATCTGTTGTTGGTTATCAAGTTGGTGAATGGAGTGAAGATGTTCATGAGGTGCTGGCAGGTATTCTCATGACTGTTATTGGCATTCACATTCTGGCTGTGTTGGTCGAAACCGTAATCTTCAATCATCCTTTGATCAAAGCCATGATTACAGGCAGAAAAGATGGCATTGAAACGGGTAGACCCGTTTCAATGTGGCACTCTCTTGCGGGTCTTATGATCATCATTGGTGTGGGCTTTGCATTTTCTTATTGGGTGAATACAGCCTCCCCAACATCGCTGGCGATGTCCTTGAATTCAACCTACCAGCAGGAATGCGGGGGTTGCCATCCTGCCTATCACCCAAGCCTTCGTACACGAAACGACTGGCAGGCGATATTGACCAATCTGTCAGATCATTATGGTGAAGATGCAAGTCTGGATGACATCACCCGTCGTGAAATCGCTACGTACCTAAACGCACAAGATGCTTTCTCCTTTGATACTGAGGTCGCCCATAAGATCGGTCGATATGACACCCGTAGTCTACGTATGACCGACACACGCTATTGGCAGAAGAAGCATGACGAACTGAAAGATAGCGACTTCAGACACGCTGCTATTGGGTCAAAAGTCAACTGCAATGCCTGTCACCAAGATGCTGAGAGCGGTCGTTTTGATGATGACCAGATTAAACTTCCTAAAGGAATTCACTCATGA
- a CDS encoding helix-turn-helix transcriptional regulator — MDTALNNTPNLLEGFLTQEQLSELLGLSVRTLQRKHAERIGPPRIKLGSKIFYKIESVQKWLSDLEREPVLRRR; from the coding sequence ATGGATACTGCCCTGAACAACACCCCTAACCTTCTTGAAGGCTTCCTTACACAGGAACAGCTTTCAGAGCTTCTAGGGCTGTCTGTTCGAACACTTCAAAGAAAACACGCTGAACGCATTGGCCCACCACGCATCAAGCTTGGTTCCAAGATCTTTTACAAGATTGAAAGCGTTCAAAAGTGGCTGTCTGACCTAGAACGTGAACCCGTTCTCCGCAGACGATAA
- a CDS encoding endonuclease — protein MLKYALAAMLVLPTFAMAEHPKSFSKAKKLAVKIHKGMETTFYCGCDYAYKGKKLIPVAESCGYEPRKPVTKKGKPNSRATRIEWEHVMPAYWFGHQRQCWQDGGRKACKKDPEFSKMEADLHNLVPAIGELNGDRSNYRFTMLEGEPRKYGKCDFEVNFKAKKAEPAPEVRGDIARIYFYMAEQYGLKLSKQQKKLLKAWDKSDPVSAYEVERNNRIKAVQGNANPYIK, from the coding sequence ATGTTAAAATATGCCCTTGCAGCAATGCTTGTCTTGCCAACGTTTGCCATGGCAGAGCATCCCAAGTCATTTTCCAAGGCTAAGAAGCTGGCTGTTAAAATTCACAAAGGTATGGAAACCACATTTTATTGCGGGTGTGATTATGCTTACAAAGGCAAAAAGCTTATCCCTGTAGCTGAATCTTGTGGTTATGAACCCAGAAAGCCTGTCACTAAAAAAGGAAAGCCTAATTCCCGAGCAACCAGGATTGAATGGGAACACGTAATGCCTGCTTACTGGTTTGGGCATCAACGCCAGTGCTGGCAGGATGGAGGTCGTAAGGCCTGTAAAAAAGATCCTGAGTTTTCAAAGATGGAAGCAGACTTGCATAATCTGGTTCCCGCAATTGGGGAATTGAATGGTGACCGTTCAAATTATCGTTTCACAATGCTTGAAGGTGAACCACGTAAATACGGTAAGTGTGATTTTGAAGTGAACTTCAAGGCCAAGAAAGCTGAACCAGCTCCCGAGGTCAGAGGTGATATTGCACGTATCTATTTCTATATGGCAGAACAGTATGGTCTGAAGTTATCTAAGCAGCAGAAGAAATTGCTCAAGGCCTGGGATAAATCAGATCCTGTTTCTGCTTATGAGGTTGAGCGGAATAACCGTATTAAAGCAGTTCAGGGGAATGCAAACCCCTATATAAAGTAA